From a region of the Dongshaea marina genome:
- a CDS encoding recombinase family protein, whose translation MRLFGYARVSTSQQSLDAQITALKAEGVRANRIFTDKESGSHVNRQGLEMLRLKVEEGDVVLVKKLDRLGRDTADMIQLIKEFDSMKVPIRFLDDGISTEGSMGKMVVTILSAVAQAEGQRILERTNEGRLEAKARGVRFGRKPTVDRPRVKELHEAGMGASAIAKTLGIGRSTVYKVLSSS comes from the coding sequence ATGAGACTTTTTGGGTATGCACGCGTCTCAACTAGTCAGCAGTCGCTTGATGCACAAATCACAGCTCTTAAGGCCGAGGGTGTTCGAGCAAATAGAATTTTTACCGACAAAGAATCCGGTAGCCATGTGAATAGGCAAGGCCTTGAAATGCTCCGATTAAAAGTAGAGGAAGGAGATGTTGTCCTGGTAAAAAAACTGGACCGCTTAGGCCGTGATACAGCAGACATGATCCAGTTAATCAAAGAGTTTGACAGCATGAAGGTCCCCATCAGATTTCTAGATGATGGAATTAGCACTGAAGGATCTATGGGAAAGATGGTCGTTACTATTCTATCTGCTGTAGCTCAAGCTGAAGGTCAGCGTATCCTAGAGCGTACAAATGAGGGACGGCTAGAGGCTAAAGCTAGAGGAGTGCGATTTGGTCGCAAGCCAACAGTAGATCGACCGAGGGTTAAAGAACTGCACGAGGCAGGTATGGGGGCCTCAGCGATAGCTAAAACCTTGGGTATAGGTCGCTCAACGGTGTACAAGGTACTAAGTAGCTCTTAG
- a CDS encoding HU family DNA-binding protein yields MNKKQLIAAIAAKSEVNQTQAKAVLDAALSSIESALALGERVELPGFGAFEVRERSAREGRNPQTGESIQIAAAKVPAFKPGKSLKDAVNG; encoded by the coding sequence ATGAACAAGAAGCAGCTAATTGCGGCAATCGCTGCAAAATCAGAGGTGAATCAGACCCAGGCGAAAGCCGTTCTGGATGCGGCACTTTCATCCATCGAGTCTGCGCTGGCTCTTGGTGAGCGTGTTGAGCTCCCGGGGTTTGGTGCTTTCGAAGTACGAGAGCGCTCAGCGCGTGAAGGCCGAAACCCTCAAACAGGGGAGTCAATCCAGATAGCTGCAGCTAAGGTGCCAGCATTCAAGCCGGGCAAAAGCCTGAAAGACGCAGTCAATGGGTAG
- a CDS encoding Tn3 family transposase, with protein MPVDFLTSEQKASYGQFSGEPNEVQLARYFHLDEVDLAFINKRRGNQNRFGVALQMGCVRFLGSFLSDLSLVPGNAQWFVARQLGLTDVAILSTYAQRETTRREHTALIRSQYQYREFTWPWSFRLSRLLYTRSWISNERPSLLFDLATGWLIQNKILLPGASTLTRLISEVRERATNRLWQRLSELPTPEQTVKLETLLQIPEGSRTSRFDRYRKGPVTISGPAFNEAVNRYQELRAFGMRGLDFTGIPPVRFKNIARHAGMISMHKIARMPESKRTAILVAFTKAYETIALDEALDVLDLLITYIAAEAKKLGQKKRLRTLKDLDKSAMALAKVCALILNESMQDELLRSAIFARMPREKLEESIATVHELARPYDDNFQDEMVEQYGRVRRFLPKLLRDIEFKAAPAGKATLEAHQYLAGLLESRKQLLEDAPLDIVSNPWKRLVFDKEERVTKRGYTLCFLDRLQDSLRRRDVYVENSDRWGDPRAKLLQGTEWQVNRIQVCRSLGHPLNPKEAIDGLVRQLDATYKQVAENFDDNKTVELDLSGKRPTLTITHFDKLDEPPSLTLLSQQVEALLPSVDLTELLLEIHAHTGFADEFTHVSESNARAEDLAVSVCAVLLAEACNIGLEPLIKHQVPALTRHRLNWVKQNYLRAETLVKANAKLVDYQSTLTLARKWGGGEVASADGMRFVTPIRTLNAGPNRKYFGSSRGITWYNFISDQFSGFHGIVVPGTLRDSIFVLEGLLEQQTGLNPVEIMTDTAGTSDMVFGLFWLLGYQFSPRLADAGESVFWRVDKTTNYGVLDELARSCVSTYKIEQHWDDMMRIAGSLKLGTVQASELIRSLLKSDRPSSLAQAIIEAGRINKTLYLLNYVDDEDYRRRILTQLNRGEGRHAVARAICHGQRGEIRKRYREGQEDQLGALGLVTNALVLWNTIYMQAALDHLRQQGEDVKEEDEARLSPLSHKHVNMLGNYSFTLAEQVLNGQLRPLKQPSELQEWT; from the coding sequence ATGCCCGTCGATTTTTTGACCTCAGAACAGAAAGCCAGCTATGGCCAATTCTCGGGCGAGCCAAATGAAGTCCAGTTGGCCCGTTACTTTCACCTGGATGAAGTCGACCTTGCCTTTATCAATAAGCGGCGCGGTAATCAAAACCGTTTCGGTGTCGCTTTGCAGATGGGCTGCGTTCGATTTCTGGGATCCTTCCTCTCCGATCTGTCACTGGTGCCGGGCAACGCCCAATGGTTTGTTGCCCGACAGCTTGGACTTACTGATGTCGCGATATTGTCTACCTATGCACAACGGGAGACTACTCGGAGGGAACACACTGCATTGATCCGGAGTCAATACCAATATCGGGAATTCACGTGGCCGTGGTCGTTTCGATTAAGCCGTTTGCTCTACACGCGCAGCTGGATCAGTAACGAGAGGCCCAGCCTGCTTTTCGATCTGGCCACCGGCTGGCTCATCCAGAATAAAATCCTTTTGCCCGGAGCTTCCACATTGACGCGCTTGATTTCCGAAGTGCGCGAACGGGCCACTAATCGATTATGGCAACGGTTGTCGGAGTTGCCAACTCCGGAGCAAACCGTCAAGCTTGAGACGTTGCTCCAAATCCCGGAGGGATCAAGAACCTCCCGCTTTGACCGCTACCGCAAAGGGCCAGTCACCATCAGCGGACCTGCTTTTAACGAAGCAGTTAACCGTTATCAGGAGCTGAGGGCCTTCGGCATGCGGGGCTTAGATTTTACTGGCATTCCGCCTGTGCGTTTCAAAAACATCGCCCGCCACGCAGGAATGATTTCCATGCACAAAATAGCCCGCATGCCGGAGAGTAAACGCACCGCAATTTTGGTGGCCTTCACCAAGGCGTATGAGACTATCGCTCTCGATGAGGCCCTGGATGTGCTGGATTTACTGATCACCTATATCGCCGCTGAGGCAAAAAAGCTGGGTCAGAAAAAGCGGCTGAGGACGCTGAAAGATCTGGATAAATCCGCGATGGCCCTGGCGAAGGTTTGTGCCCTGATACTCAATGAAAGTATGCAGGACGAGCTGCTGAGATCAGCAATCTTTGCCAGAATGCCACGTGAAAAACTGGAAGAATCCATTGCCACCGTCCATGAACTTGCCCGTCCATACGACGATAACTTTCAGGATGAAATGGTTGAACAGTATGGCCGGGTCCGACGCTTCTTGCCGAAATTACTGCGTGATATTGAATTCAAAGCAGCTCCGGCAGGCAAAGCTACTCTGGAAGCCCATCAATATCTTGCTGGCTTGCTAGAATCGCGTAAGCAGCTATTGGAAGATGCTCCGCTGGATATCGTATCCAACCCCTGGAAGCGCCTAGTGTTTGACAAAGAAGAGCGGGTGACCAAACGAGGTTATACACTGTGCTTTCTTGATAGGCTGCAAGACAGTCTGCGCCGCCGAGATGTCTACGTCGAGAACAGTGATCGCTGGGGTGATCCGAGGGCCAAGCTGTTGCAAGGCACTGAATGGCAGGTCAACCGAATTCAGGTCTGCCGGTCACTTGGTCACCCACTGAACCCCAAGGAAGCCATTGATGGCCTGGTGCGCCAACTGGACGCAACTTACAAGCAGGTAGCCGAGAACTTTGATGACAACAAGACGGTTGAGCTGGATCTGTCAGGCAAACGGCCCACACTAACGATTACCCACTTTGACAAGCTCGATGAGCCACCCAGTCTAACCTTGTTATCCCAACAGGTTGAAGCCTTACTTCCCAGCGTGGATCTTACGGAGCTGCTGCTGGAGATCCATGCCCATACCGGTTTCGCCGACGAGTTTACCCATGTCAGCGAATCAAACGCCCGCGCCGAGGACCTAGCCGTAAGTGTTTGCGCGGTCCTATTGGCGGAGGCCTGCAACATTGGTCTGGAGCCTTTGATCAAGCACCAGGTGCCTGCGTTAACCCGGCATCGGTTGAATTGGGTCAAGCAAAATTACCTGCGGGCCGAAACGTTGGTGAAGGCCAACGCCAAACTTGTGGACTACCAATCCACTTTGACCTTGGCCAGAAAATGGGGCGGTGGTGAGGTGGCTTCCGCCGACGGCATGCGGTTTGTCACTCCCATCCGAACCCTCAATGCCGGACCGAACCGGAAATACTTTGGCTCTAGCCGCGGGATTACCTGGTACAACTTCATCTCGGATCAATTCTCCGGCTTTCACGGCATTGTCGTTCCTGGAACGCTGCGTGACTCCATCTTTGTTCTAGAAGGTTTACTGGAACAGCAAACTGGATTGAACCCAGTAGAGATCATGACCGATACTGCAGGCACCAGTGACATGGTGTTTGGACTGTTTTGGCTGCTGGGTTATCAGTTTTCACCGCGCCTGGCGGATGCCGGTGAGTCTGTATTCTGGCGCGTGGACAAGACCACTAACTATGGTGTATTGGATGAGTTAGCCCGAAGTTGTGTCAGTACGTACAAGATCGAGCAGCATTGGGACGACATGATGCGCATCGCCGGTTCTCTCAAACTGGGTACCGTGCAGGCATCCGAGCTAATCCGATCGCTACTGAAAAGTGATCGTCCTTCCAGCCTGGCACAAGCCATTATTGAAGCAGGCCGGATCAACAAAACCCTGTATCTGCTGAACTATGTGGATGATGAAGACTATCGCCGCCGAATCCTGACCCAATTGAATCGTGGCGAAGGCCGTCACGCAGTCGCCCGTGCCATCTGCCACGGGCAGCGCGGTGAGATACGGAAGCGGTACAGGGAGGGTCAAGAAGATCAATTGGGCGCACTGGGTTTGGTTACCAATGCTCTGGTGCTGTGGAACACTATTTACATGCAGGCTGCCCTGGATCACTTACGGCAACAGGGTGAGGACGTGAAAGAAGAGGACGAAGCCAGATTATCCCCACTCAGTCATAAGCATGTGAACATGCTGGGCAACTACTCGTTTACCCTTGCGGAGCAGGTGCTGAATGGGCAGCTCAGGCCCTTAAAACAGCCGTCTGAGCTACAAGAATGGACTTAG